A part of Saliniradius amylolyticus genomic DNA contains:
- a CDS encoding phosphatidylglycerophosphatase A, which produces MSSQVSAHLLKNPVHFLALGLGSGLSPKAPGTAGTLAALPLIWLCAPTDSLIYLAITLAISLLGIWICDYSAYKMGVHDHPAIVWDEFAGIFITFLLVPATGLNLVAGFVLFRFFDIVKPWPIRWLDRHVDGGLGIMLDDILAGIFALLCMHGLLWAGWL; this is translated from the coding sequence GTGAGCAGCCAGGTCAGCGCCCATCTGCTTAAGAATCCGGTGCATTTTCTGGCGCTGGGTCTGGGCAGTGGTCTCAGCCCTAAGGCGCCAGGCACTGCAGGTACCTTAGCGGCCTTGCCGCTGATTTGGCTGTGTGCCCCCACCGACAGCCTGATCTATCTGGCTATCACCCTTGCCATCAGTCTGCTTGGAATTTGGATCTGCGATTACAGCGCCTATAAGATGGGCGTGCACGATCATCCGGCCATCGTCTGGGACGAATTTGCCGGCATCTTCATTACCTTCCTGCTTGTACCGGCTACCGGGCTGAATCTGGTTGCTGGCTTTGTGTTGTTTCGGTTTTTCGATATTGTAAAACCCTGGCCCATACGCTGGCTGGACCGTCATGTCGATGGCGGACTGGGCATTATGCTGGATGACATTCTGGCCGGAATATTCGCCTTGTTGTGTATGCATGGGCTATTGTGGGCAGGTTGGCTGTAA
- the glpQ gene encoding glycerophosphodiester phosphodiesterase, which yields MRLIIFLFSLCLSPFSWGDTAIIAHRGASAYLPEHTLEAAILAHGMNAHYIEQDLVLSADGIPVVLHDIHLDTITNVESVFPDRHRDDGRYYVIDFTLAELQELRVHERQTTDGQQVYPRRYPGQSPYRIATFEQHIQLIQGLNMRRDKAIGLYPEIKAPKFHQTEGQDISAIVVELLKKYDLNHPEANLYVQCFDFKEVKRLRTELGLKAPLVQLIGENDWQESGTDYEWLKTADGLVEVARYADGIGPWYHQLVNIENGQLSTTELARLAHQQGLLVHTYTLRADQLPEDVSFTQLSDYLIDTLGVDGIFTDFPDRLVIHQKPGR from the coding sequence TTGCGTCTGATCATTTTTTTATTCAGCCTCTGTCTGAGTCCGTTTAGCTGGGGCGACACCGCTATTATCGCCCATCGCGGGGCCTCCGCTTATCTGCCCGAACATACTCTGGAAGCGGCTATTCTTGCCCATGGCATGAATGCCCATTATATCGAGCAGGATCTGGTCCTCAGTGCTGACGGTATCCCTGTGGTATTGCACGATATTCACTTAGATACCATCACCAATGTGGAGTCGGTCTTTCCTGACAGACACCGTGACGATGGCCGCTATTATGTGATCGACTTTACCCTTGCCGAGCTACAGGAGCTTAGAGTCCATGAACGGCAAACCACTGATGGCCAGCAGGTCTACCCGCGCCGTTACCCTGGCCAGAGCCCCTATCGTATTGCCACCTTTGAGCAGCATATTCAGTTGATTCAGGGGCTCAACATGCGCAGAGATAAGGCGATTGGTTTGTATCCCGAGATTAAGGCCCCCAAGTTTCACCAAACAGAAGGACAGGATATCAGTGCCATTGTGGTGGAATTGCTCAAAAAATATGACCTTAATCACCCGGAGGCAAACCTCTATGTGCAGTGTTTTGACTTTAAAGAAGTGAAACGGCTGCGCACCGAGCTGGGCTTAAAAGCGCCGCTGGTGCAGCTTATTGGCGAAAACGATTGGCAGGAATCAGGCACCGACTACGAGTGGCTAAAAACGGCTGACGGGCTGGTCGAGGTGGCCCGCTACGCCGATGGCATTGGCCCCTGGTATCACCAGCTTGTGAATATAGAAAACGGCCAGCTGAGCACCACGGAGTTAGCCAGACTCGCTCATCAACAGGGCCTGCTGGTCCACACTTACACTTTACGCGCCGATCAGCTGCCCGAGGATGTGAGTTTTACTCAGCTATCGGACTACTTAATAGACACCCTGGGAGTCGATGGGATCTTTACCGATTTTCCGGATCGGTTGGTTATACACCAAAAGCCTGGGAGGTAA
- the gloA gene encoding lactoylglutathione lyase, producing the protein MRFLHTMLRVGDLERSIHFYTQLLGMKLLRQSDNEQYRYTLAFVGYGDESDHTVLELTYNWDQSEYQHGEAFGHIAIGVEDIYGFCGKLEQAGVEVYRKPGPVKGGKTVIAFAQDPDGYAIELIERA; encoded by the coding sequence ATGCGCTTTCTGCATACCATGCTAAGAGTCGGCGATCTGGAGCGTTCGATTCACTTCTACACCCAGTTGTTGGGAATGAAGCTGCTCAGACAGTCTGACAATGAGCAATACCGTTATACCCTGGCCTTTGTAGGCTACGGTGATGAATCGGACCATACGGTACTGGAGCTGACCTACAACTGGGATCAGAGCGAATACCAGCATGGCGAGGCCTTTGGCCACATCGCCATAGGCGTAGAGGATATTTATGGTTTCTGCGGTAAGCTGGAACAAGCTGGCGTAGAGGTATACCGAAAACCAGGGCCCGTAAAAGGCGGCAAAACGGTGATCGCCTTTGCCCAGGATCCGGACGGCTACGCCATCGAACTGATTGAACGAGCCTGA
- a CDS encoding helix-turn-helix domain-containing protein: protein MSIALVPTVLYSGMMGVVVSGLVRTFSTPKHKQTAYLSGLLILLLIHIIGELYIYSGVYQYAPAIAGFQLPVRMLMGPALYFYACMAMYPATKHSVKSYLTVLLGPIAVILSMIPFMFSITPEQKLALADPITRDPDLWQIAISMCLFTAVAFIVFTFAYLIATFRLHAKHRNQLMEKYSAIEQRAMDWLRVILILWGLVWFFYAANYAATFIGVKFFALDTLLPLFEFLVLVSFTHLALKQLELGASEEVIRLTVQEREAVLPDEKMQEIAVKLTDAMTGKQLYKEEDLSLNRLSAVISVSENYISETLSQFMKTNFFQFVNRYRVEEAKDLLANTDMLVSSIAYEVGFKSKSTFNSAFKKIVGVTPTGFRKPG, encoded by the coding sequence ATGTCTATTGCTCTGGTTCCCACGGTCCTTTATTCGGGAATGATGGGAGTTGTTGTTTCTGGGCTCGTGCGAACGTTCAGCACGCCTAAACATAAGCAGACCGCTTACCTGTCAGGGCTTCTGATACTGCTACTCATTCATATCATTGGTGAGCTCTATATCTATTCGGGGGTGTATCAGTATGCACCAGCCATCGCCGGTTTTCAGTTGCCTGTCAGAATGTTAATGGGACCCGCTCTGTATTTTTATGCGTGTATGGCGATGTATCCTGCGACTAAGCACTCTGTGAAGTCATACCTTACGGTGTTGTTAGGGCCAATTGCCGTAATCCTGTCAATGATACCGTTTATGTTTAGTATCACGCCGGAGCAAAAGCTGGCATTAGCAGATCCAATTACACGCGATCCCGACTTATGGCAAATAGCCATATCCATGTGTTTGTTTACAGCCGTTGCCTTTATTGTCTTTACCTTCGCCTATCTGATAGCGACCTTCAGGCTGCATGCAAAGCATCGCAACCAGTTGATGGAGAAGTACTCTGCAATTGAACAACGGGCAATGGACTGGCTCAGGGTTATATTAATTTTATGGGGACTTGTTTGGTTTTTTTATGCGGCGAACTATGCAGCCACCTTTATTGGGGTTAAATTTTTTGCTCTGGACACACTACTTCCGCTGTTTGAGTTTTTAGTCTTAGTTTCATTTACTCACCTTGCCCTTAAACAACTTGAGTTAGGCGCCTCTGAAGAAGTTATCAGACTAACGGTGCAAGAGAGGGAGGCTGTTCTTCCTGATGAGAAAATGCAGGAAATAGCGGTAAAGTTGACTGACGCCATGACCGGGAAGCAACTGTATAAAGAAGAGGACTTGTCCTTAAACAGGTTGTCAGCGGTGATCTCGGTAAGTGAAAACTACATTTCAGAGACCCTTTCGCAGTTTATGAAAACGAATTTCTTTCAATTTGTTAACCGCTACAGGGTAGAAGAAGCAAAAGATCTTTTAGCAAACACCGATATGTTGGTTTCATCAATCGCCTATGAAGTCGGGTTTAAGTCTAAATCGACCTTTAACAGTGCATTCAAGAAGATAGTTGGAGTCACCCCAACCGGATTCAGAAAGCCAGGGTAG
- a CDS encoding DUF2306 domain-containing protein: MGVASESVVLSEKGESGYVKKKSKAGLASRLLKYSAAFWFLAIMAGQWLFFFYIIKFYGFSVINDNMEIWNRWEPLGSSPHKAGDTAGNLLFAVHAIGAGIVAFGGALQLIPQVRVKAPTLHKVNGYLYLVTVFFLAMSGFYLSWIRGSSPDTISATGTSINGFLILGFAYLTVRCAIKKDIADHRKWAIRLFLVSNAQWFLRVGVFSYFITGTVAGGSPAFGDPFFPIWTFGCFLLPLATAQLYFYACESKNSNIKIMASGVLVLLTTLMMAGITGLTPFLLKIMSGEPIVF; the protein is encoded by the coding sequence ATGGGAGTCGCATCAGAAAGCGTTGTGCTATCAGAAAAAGGTGAAAGCGGATACGTTAAAAAGAAATCAAAAGCCGGTTTGGCCAGTAGGCTGTTAAAATATTCAGCAGCTTTCTGGTTCTTAGCCATAATGGCGGGTCAATGGCTGTTTTTCTTTTACATCATCAAGTTTTACGGATTTTCAGTCATTAATGACAATATGGAAATCTGGAATCGCTGGGAACCGCTAGGAAGCTCACCACACAAGGCTGGCGATACGGCGGGTAATCTTCTTTTTGCTGTTCACGCCATTGGAGCAGGTATTGTCGCATTTGGCGGGGCTTTGCAATTAATCCCCCAGGTAAGGGTTAAAGCACCGACGTTGCATAAAGTAAATGGATATCTTTATTTAGTTACCGTGTTTTTCCTGGCCATGTCTGGCTTTTACCTATCCTGGATAAGAGGTTCCAGCCCAGATACGATTTCGGCGACAGGCACAAGCATTAATGGTTTTCTAATACTGGGTTTCGCTTATTTAACGGTTAGATGTGCGATAAAAAAAGATATCGCGGACCATAGAAAATGGGCAATACGACTGTTTTTAGTGTCCAACGCCCAGTGGTTTCTTAGGGTCGGGGTGTTCAGCTATTTCATTACCGGTACCGTTGCTGGCGGGAGCCCTGCCTTCGGCGATCCCTTCTTCCCTATCTGGACTTTTGGGTGCTTTTTATTGCCACTGGCGACCGCGCAGCTTTATTTTTATGCCTGTGAAAGCAAAAACAGCAATATAAAAATAATGGCATCGGGGGTCTTAGTCTTGCTGACCACCTTAATGATGGCGGGCATAACAGGATTGACTCCATTCTTACTGAAGATAATGAGCGGTGAGCCTATCGTGTTTTAG
- the nth gene encoding endonuclease III has protein sequence MNNQKRRQILERLRAENPNPTTELNYSSPFELLIAVLLSAQATDVGVNKATAKLYPVANTPQAMLDLGVEGVKEYIKTIGLFNSKAENVIKTCRILVEQYGGEVPESREALESLPGVGRKTANVVLNTAFGWPTIAVDTHIFRVSNRTKLAAGKNVNEVEQKLLKVVPKEFKVDVHHWLILHGRYTCVARKPRCGSCVIEDLCEFKDKTE, from the coding sequence ATGAATAATCAAAAACGCCGCCAGATCTTAGAGCGCCTGAGAGCCGAAAACCCGAATCCCACCACAGAGCTAAACTACAGCAGTCCCTTTGAGCTGCTCATCGCCGTGCTGTTATCGGCCCAAGCCACCGATGTGGGCGTGAACAAGGCCACAGCCAAGCTGTATCCGGTAGCAAACACTCCACAGGCCATGTTGGACCTGGGCGTGGAGGGAGTGAAGGAATACATTAAGACCATCGGCCTGTTTAATTCCAAGGCCGAAAATGTGATTAAGACCTGTCGCATTCTGGTGGAGCAATACGGCGGCGAAGTACCGGAAAGCCGTGAAGCGCTGGAATCATTACCCGGTGTGGGCCGTAAAACCGCCAATGTGGTGCTGAATACCGCCTTTGGCTGGCCTACCATTGCTGTCGATACGCATATATTCCGCGTCTCTAACCGCACCAAACTGGCTGCGGGCAAGAACGTCAACGAGGTAGAGCAGAAGCTACTTAAGGTAGTGCCTAAGGAATTTAAGGTAGATGTGCACCACTGGCTGATCCTGCACGGTCGTTATACCTGTGTCGCACGCAAGCCCCGCTGTGGCTCCTGCGTCATCGAGGACCTGTGTGAATTCAAAGATAAGACAGAATAA
- a CDS encoding electron transport complex subunit E: protein MSEYRQLSQQGLWNNNAALVQLLGLCPLLAVTGSFINGLGLGLATIMVLVGSNTTVSLVRQWVPSEIRIPIFVMVIAAFVTIVQLLMNAFTYSLYQALGIFIPLIVTNCAIIGRAEAYASKNPVHFAAFDGLMMGLGFTLVLVVLGGLREILGQGTLFDGAEFLLGQWATVLELRLFEADSYLLLAILPPGAFIGLGLLIALKNAIDRYLDARAKAQAPQKTVERARVTAES from the coding sequence ATGAGTGAATACCGTCAACTCAGCCAACAAGGTCTCTGGAATAATAATGCCGCCTTAGTGCAGCTTTTAGGGTTATGTCCGCTGTTGGCCGTCACCGGGAGCTTTATCAATGGTCTGGGTTTGGGCCTGGCCACCATCATGGTGCTGGTCGGCTCCAATACCACAGTCTCATTGGTGCGCCAGTGGGTGCCGTCGGAGATCCGCATACCCATTTTTGTGATGGTTATCGCCGCCTTTGTCACCATAGTGCAGCTACTGATGAATGCCTTTACTTATAGCCTCTATCAGGCGCTGGGTATCTTTATCCCTCTGATTGTAACCAACTGTGCCATTATCGGCCGCGCCGAAGCCTATGCCTCCAAAAACCCAGTACACTTTGCGGCCTTCGACGGTCTGATGATGGGTCTGGGTTTTACGTTAGTGCTCGTGGTACTGGGAGGGCTCAGAGAAATCCTGGGGCAGGGTACGCTGTTTGATGGCGCCGAGTTTCTGCTCGGCCAGTGGGCAACGGTACTGGAATTACGCCTGTTCGAAGCCGACAGCTATTTGTTACTTGCCATCTTACCGCCGGGCGCTTTTATCGGGCTGGGCCTGTTGATCGCGCTGAAAAATGCCATCGACCGTTATCTGGACGCTCGCGCCAAGGCTCAGGCTCCGCAAAAGACGGTAGAGCGCGCTCGGGTGACTGCGGAGAGCTAA
- the rsxG gene encoding electron transport complex subunit RsxG, with the protein MLKNMRKNGGILGAFAIVTTGLIALTYELTSPVIHSQELRERQQTLNRIIPSALHDNALTRDCTLVTEADLLGNAKPKRVYRARLGGEPRALAIQTLSPNGYNGNIHLLVGVDTTGAVTGVRVTRHQETPGLGDKVETRISDWILSFDGKRYTEFNADSWAVEKDGGSFDQFTGATITPRAVVSAVKKALIFAQQNEQALFRAPNECNGETRK; encoded by the coding sequence ATGCTCAAAAACATGCGTAAAAATGGCGGCATACTTGGGGCCTTTGCGATCGTCACCACGGGCCTTATTGCACTGACTTACGAACTCACCAGCCCGGTGATCCATAGCCAGGAGCTGCGTGAACGTCAGCAAACCCTGAACCGCATTATTCCCTCTGCATTGCACGACAATGCCCTGACCCGGGATTGCACTCTGGTCACAGAAGCCGATCTTCTGGGTAATGCCAAACCCAAGCGGGTCTATCGTGCCCGTCTTGGCGGCGAACCTCGAGCTCTGGCCATTCAGACTCTGAGCCCCAATGGCTATAACGGCAACATTCATCTGTTAGTGGGTGTGGATACAACGGGTGCCGTCACCGGCGTTCGGGTCACCAGGCACCAGGAAACTCCAGGCCTGGGCGATAAGGTAGAGACCCGCATCAGCGACTGGATCTTAAGTTTCGACGGCAAACGCTACACCGAATTTAATGCCGACAGCTGGGCGGTAGAAAAAGACGGTGGTAGCTTCGACCAGTTTACGGGCGCAACCATCACGCCCAGAGCGGTGGTGAGTGCAGTAAAGAAAGCGCTGATTTTTGCTCAACAAAACGAACAGGCCCTGTTCCGTGCGCCCAACGAGTGTAACGGAGAGACCAGAAAATGA
- the rsxD gene encoding electron transport complex subunit RsxD — MSFRLASSPHQRQPRTTNQLMRLVCYCTLPGFALQLWFFGWGTLLQFIIAAVVAIATEALFLEIRKKDFEKALMDCSALLTALLLALSIPPLAPWWVTAIGSFVAIGIAKQLYGGLGFNPFNPAMVGYVLLLVSFPVQMTGWLPPRELAEMGYDLLDAASVIFTGFTTEGYSLDQLRAGIDGFTMATPLDSVKTDLGRGLTYDEALAKPLFNGESGVGWFWINLAYLAGGLILLKTRAIKWQIPVSYLLTIAVFAGLLHLAAPASFGSAWLHLFSGATMFGAFFIATDPVSASTTDRGRLIFGASIGFWVVAIRTWGGYPDAVAFAVLIMNMAVPLIDYYTQPRTYGHKESS, encoded by the coding sequence ATGAGTTTTCGACTCGCCAGTTCACCGCATCAGCGCCAGCCGCGCACCACCAACCAGCTCATGCGACTGGTATGCTATTGCACCCTGCCCGGCTTTGCTCTGCAGCTATGGTTTTTCGGCTGGGGGACACTACTTCAATTCATTATTGCCGCTGTGGTGGCCATCGCGACCGAAGCGCTGTTTCTGGAAATCCGTAAGAAAGACTTCGAAAAAGCCTTAATGGACTGCAGCGCCCTGCTGACTGCGCTGCTGCTGGCTCTCAGTATCCCGCCTCTGGCACCGTGGTGGGTCACTGCCATCGGCAGTTTTGTCGCCATCGGCATCGCCAAACAGCTCTATGGTGGTCTGGGCTTTAACCCCTTTAACCCCGCCATGGTTGGCTATGTACTGCTGTTGGTGTCCTTCCCTGTCCAAATGACCGGTTGGCTACCGCCCAGAGAGCTGGCAGAAATGGGTTATGATTTGTTGGATGCGGCCAGTGTGATCTTCACCGGCTTTACCACCGAAGGCTACAGTCTTGACCAGCTCAGAGCGGGCATCGACGGCTTTACCATGGCTACCCCGTTGGATAGCGTTAAAACCGACCTGGGTCGCGGGCTAACCTACGACGAAGCACTCGCCAAACCCTTATTTAATGGAGAGTCCGGCGTGGGCTGGTTTTGGATCAACCTGGCCTATCTGGCCGGTGGACTGATACTGTTAAAGACCAGAGCCATTAAATGGCAGATACCGGTCAGCTATTTGCTCACTATCGCTGTCTTCGCCGGTCTTTTACACTTGGCGGCACCTGCCAGTTTTGGATCTGCGTGGCTGCATCTGTTCAGCGGCGCCACCATGTTTGGCGCCTTTTTCATCGCGACCGACCCAGTATCGGCATCCACTACCGATCGGGGCAGACTGATATTTGGTGCCAGCATCGGCTTTTGGGTAGTTGCCATTCGCACTTGGGGTGGCTACCCCGATGCAGTAGCCTTTGCCGTACTCATCATGAATATGGCGGTGCCCTTAATTGACTACTACACCCAGCCGCGTACCTATGGTCATAAGGAGTCTTCCTGA
- the rsxC gene encoding electron transport complex subunit RsxC — protein MDALIDKIREGRFWDFPGGVFPPERKAMSNQAPIRLLPLPEKLYITVKQHIGVEGHVRVQEGERVLKGQPLTQAMNPFAVPVHAPTSGTVTAIGPHVAAHPSGLEDLTIELTPDGKDQWCELTTLPDYQQRPKSEVIEAISRAGISGMGGAGFPTHIKVSPKKNVDFLIINGVECEPYITSDDMLMREHAWQIRQGIDVMTHLLTPKYVLIAIEDNKPEAIKAMKVACQENPNYVVCSVPTKYPAGGEKQLIQVLTGREVPSKGLPIDAGVIMQNVGTCYAVADAIFTGRPLIQRVVTVTGEALKQPQNAWALLGTPAGHLLQQAGYQSERQQQKNWIMGGPMMGFNLVDEQTPVVKITNCLLAPDDKLMPELNDEQPCIRCSACADACPASLLPQQLYWHSKAKELDKAQDYNLFDCIECGACAYVCPSQIPLVHYYRVAKAEIRTQEEEKEKADRARDRFEARKERLEQEKQEREEKHRRAAEARRKAKEARGEEDPAQAAVARAKARKSGDGDAKAGVAAAIARAKAKKQQAEGESTSTADNASTQAPDKKDKVQAAIARAKAKKAQQQSSVSEPNDGENKTATDDAKQDKVKAAIARAKAKQQAKRSESEAQPREDKQADLSKEDKVKAAVARAKAKQQAKQSESEAQPQEDKQADLSKEEKVKAAVARAKAKKQAREQKDNDQS, from the coding sequence TTGGACGCACTGATCGACAAAATCCGTGAGGGTCGTTTTTGGGATTTCCCCGGCGGCGTTTTTCCACCTGAACGTAAGGCTATGTCCAATCAGGCCCCCATCCGGCTGCTACCCTTACCCGAAAAGCTCTATATCACTGTCAAACAGCATATTGGCGTAGAAGGTCATGTCCGTGTGCAGGAAGGCGAGCGGGTATTGAAAGGCCAGCCGCTCACCCAGGCTATGAACCCCTTTGCCGTGCCGGTGCATGCGCCCACTTCCGGCACCGTTACCGCTATCGGTCCCCATGTGGCGGCTCACCCTTCCGGACTGGAAGATCTCACCATAGAGCTCACCCCGGACGGCAAAGACCAATGGTGTGAGCTCACCACCCTGCCCGACTACCAGCAGCGCCCTAAGTCGGAAGTCATAGAAGCCATCAGCCGGGCCGGTATCAGTGGAATGGGAGGGGCAGGTTTCCCGACTCACATCAAAGTGTCGCCGAAAAAAAATGTGGATTTTCTGATCATCAATGGCGTGGAATGTGAGCCTTATATCACTTCCGACGACATGTTGATGCGAGAGCACGCCTGGCAAATCCGTCAGGGTATCGATGTCATGACCCACTTATTAACGCCAAAATATGTGCTGATCGCCATTGAGGACAACAAGCCGGAAGCCATCAAGGCCATGAAAGTGGCCTGTCAGGAAAACCCCAACTATGTGGTGTGTTCAGTACCTACCAAGTATCCCGCCGGTGGGGAAAAGCAACTGATTCAGGTTCTAACCGGTCGCGAAGTGCCCAGTAAGGGACTGCCCATTGATGCCGGAGTGATCATGCAAAACGTGGGCACCTGCTATGCCGTAGCCGATGCCATTTTCACTGGCCGCCCGTTAATCCAGCGTGTGGTGACAGTCACAGGTGAGGCGTTGAAGCAGCCGCAAAATGCCTGGGCCTTACTGGGCACGCCGGCAGGTCATCTACTGCAGCAGGCTGGTTATCAGAGCGAGCGCCAACAACAAAAAAACTGGATCATGGGCGGGCCCATGATGGGCTTTAACCTGGTGGATGAGCAGACCCCGGTGGTTAAGATCACCAACTGTCTGCTGGCACCTGACGACAAGCTGATGCCAGAACTCAATGACGAACAACCCTGCATCCGCTGTAGCGCGTGTGCCGATGCCTGCCCGGCGAGTCTCCTGCCCCAGCAGCTGTATTGGCACAGTAAAGCCAAAGAGCTGGATAAGGCGCAAGACTACAACCTGTTTGACTGTATCGAGTGCGGTGCCTGCGCCTATGTCTGTCCCAGCCAGATCCCCTTAGTACATTATTACCGGGTAGCGAAGGCGGAAATCCGCACTCAGGAAGAAGAGAAGGAAAAAGCCGATCGGGCACGGGATCGCTTCGAGGCGCGTAAAGAAAGGCTGGAACAGGAAAAGCAGGAACGGGAAGAAAAACACCGCCGTGCAGCCGAAGCTCGCCGAAAGGCCAAAGAAGCCCGAGGGGAGGAGGACCCTGCCCAGGCAGCTGTAGCCCGTGCTAAAGCCCGTAAATCGGGCGACGGTGATGCCAAGGCCGGCGTGGCGGCTGCCATTGCACGTGCCAAGGCCAAGAAGCAACAGGCCGAAGGGGAATCAACCTCAACCGCCGACAACGCATCGACTCAGGCTCCAGACAAAAAAGACAAGGTGCAAGCGGCCATCGCCCGAGCTAAGGCCAAAAAAGCCCAGCAACAATCCAGCGTTTCTGAGCCGAACGACGGTGAGAACAAGACAGCCACGGACGACGCCAAGCAGGATAAAGTCAAGGCGGCCATTGCACGGGCAAAAGCCAAACAACAGGCCAAACGGAGCGAGTCCGAAGCTCAGCCTCGAGAAGACAAGCAGGCTGACCTCAGTAAAGAAGACAAAGTCAAAGCCGCCGTTGCTCGCGCTAAAGCCAAACAACAGGCCAAACAGAGCGAGTCCGAGGCTCAGCCTCAGGAGGACAAGCAGGCTGACCTCAGTAAGGAAGAGAAAGTTAAAGCCGCCGTTGCTCGCGCTAAAGCCAAAAAGCAAGCCAGAGAACAGAAGGATAACGATCAGTCATGA
- the rsxB gene encoding electron transport complex subunit RsxB, with protein sequence MSVIAALIAIGALALVFGLILGYAAVRFKVDSDPLVDQIDEILPQTQCGQCGYPGCRPYAEAIANGDDINKCPPGGEATIKKLADLMGVDPKPLDEAHGAEDVKKVAYIREDECIGCTKCIQACPVDAIVGASKQMHTVIVDECTGCDLCVEPCPVDCIDMVPVGQNPRSWRWQLQSIPVTTVTEQ encoded by the coding sequence ATGTCAGTGATCGCAGCACTTATTGCCATTGGGGCCCTGGCCCTGGTTTTTGGCCTGATTCTGGGCTATGCGGCCGTACGTTTTAAGGTGGACAGCGATCCCTTAGTGGATCAGATTGACGAGATCCTGCCGCAGACTCAGTGCGGTCAATGCGGTTACCCGGGCTGTCGCCCCTATGCCGAGGCCATTGCCAATGGCGACGACATTAACAAATGTCCGCCAGGGGGGGAGGCCACGATTAAGAAGCTGGCCGATCTCATGGGCGTAGACCCCAAACCTCTGGATGAGGCCCATGGCGCCGAAGACGTGAAGAAGGTGGCCTATATTCGTGAAGATGAATGTATTGGCTGCACCAAGTGTATTCAGGCCTGCCCGGTGGATGCCATCGTTGGTGCTTCCAAGCAGATGCACACCGTGATCGTGGATGAATGTACCGGCTGCGATCTCTGTGTGGAGCCCTGCCCAGTGGACTGCATCGATATGGTCCCGGTAGGCCAGAACCCTCGCTCCTGGCGATGGCAGTTGCAAAGCATTCCAGTAACTACAGTGACAGAACAATAA
- the rsxA gene encoding electron transport complex subunit RsxA, with translation MTEYILLLIGTVLVNNFVLVNFLGLCPFMGVSGKLETAIGMSMATTFVLTLASLSSYLVEHYILLPLGIGYLRTLSFILVIAVVVQFTEMVVHKTSPTLYRLLGIFLPLITTNCAVLGVALLNIREQHNFLQSIIYGFGAAAGFSLVLILFAAMRERLAVADVPAPFKGASIAMVTAGLMSLAFMGFTGLVSL, from the coding sequence ATGACCGAGTATATTCTGCTGCTAATAGGCACTGTCCTGGTAAACAACTTTGTGCTGGTCAACTTTCTTGGCCTCTGCCCCTTTATGGGTGTCTCCGGCAAACTGGAGACCGCCATCGGTATGTCTATGGCGACGACCTTCGTGTTAACCCTGGCCTCGCTGAGCAGTTATTTGGTCGAACATTATATCCTGCTGCCTTTGGGCATTGGCTACCTGCGCACCCTGAGCTTTATTCTGGTCATCGCAGTCGTGGTTCAGTTTACCGAGATGGTGGTGCACAAAACCAGCCCGACCCTGTATCGTTTGCTGGGCATATTCCTGCCACTTATCACCACTAACTGTGCTGTACTCGGCGTCGCCTTGCTGAATATCCGAGAGCAACATAATTTTTTGCAAAGCATTATCTATGGCTTTGGTGCCGCGGCCGGCTTTTCTCTGGTCCTTATCCTGTTCGCCGCCATGCGAGAGCGCCTGGCGGTGGCCGATGTGCCAGCGCCCTTTAAAGGAGCCTCCATTGCCATGGTCACCGCGGGGCTGATGTCCTTAGCCTTCATGGGCTTTACCGGATTGGTGAGTTTGTAA